The sequence below is a genomic window from Mycobacteroides abscessus ATCC 19977.
TGCTCGGGCGCATTGCCGCCGGCGGTCCCATCCTCGCCGAGGAGGCCGTCGAAGATGTGTTCCCACTCCCCCGCGAGCTTGTCGGCGAGGGCTCGTTGTTCCTGCTCAAGGTGGTTGGCGAGTCGATGGTGGACGCCGCGATCTGCGACGGCGACTGGGTGGTGGTCCGCCAGCAGAACGTGGCCGACAACGGCGACATCGTGGCCGCGATGATCGACGGAGAAGCGACCGTCAAGACGTTCAAGCGGACATCGGGCCAGGTCTGGCTGATGCCGCACAATCCACTCTTCGAGCCGATTCCCGGCAACGACGCCGCCATTCTGGGCAAGGTCGTCACCGTTATCCGGAAGGTCTAGGCCTCCCCGGGCGCCGGCCCCGGCGCGCGGGAATCGCCGGCGGAGGTCAAGAACAGCTGAAAATGCGTGACGTCATGCCAGCTGCCCAGCTTGTATCCAATCCGCCGGTACAG
It includes:
- the lexA gene encoding transcriptional repressor LexA — its product is MSDTPSKGPATGSLTERQRTILEVIRASVNERGYPPSIREIGDAVGLTSTSSVAHQLRTLEQKGFLRRDPNRPRAVDVRGIDDAGTPSATTDVIGSGDLPEPTFVPVLGRIAAGGPILAEEAVEDVFPLPRELVGEGSLFLLKVVGESMVDAAICDGDWVVVRQQNVADNGDIVAAMIDGEATVKTFKRTSGQVWLMPHNPLFEPIPGNDAAILGKVVTVIRKV